One genomic segment of Acinetobacter oleivorans DR1 includes these proteins:
- a CDS encoding bifunctional aconitate hydratase 2/2-methylisocitrate dehydratase, with amino-acid sequence MLEAYRQHVEERAALGVPPKPLDDAQTAQLVELLKNPPAGEEAFLVDLLENRVPAGVDQAAYVKAAFLAAIAKGEATSPLVSKERAVYLLGTMLGGYNVAPLVELLDDAELANLAAEALKKTLLVFDAFHDVADKAKAGNAAAKAVLQSWAEAEWFTSRPDVPEEIKITVFKVTGETNTDDLSPAQDAWSRPDIPLHANAMLKNERDGINPEKPGEVGPLSQIKELIAKGNQVAYVGDVVGTGSSRKSATNSVLWFFGDELPHIPNKKDGGVCLGSKIAPIFFNTMEDAGALPVEIDVANMNMGDEVVLKIDHAAAKVTAFKDGVQISEAELKTPVLLDEVRAGGRINLIIGRGLTAKAREELGLAPSTLFRTPVQPADTGKGFTQAQKMVGRACGLAEGQGIRPGTYCEPKMTTVGSQDTTGPMTRDELKDLACLGFSADLVMQSFCHTAAYPKPVDVTTHHTLPDFIMNRGGVSLRPGDGIIHSWLNRMLLPDTVGTGGDSHTRFPIGISFPAGSGLVAFAAATGVMPLDMPESVLVKFKGKMQPGITLRDLVHAIPYYAIQAGDLTVEKKGKKNIFSGRILEIDLSEMENDLTVEQAFELSDASAERSAAGCSITLSEEKVAEYLRSNITMLKWMIAEGYGDARTMARRAENMQKWLDNPSLLKADADAEYLKVYEIDLADIKEPILCCPNDPDDAKLLSDVQGDKIDEVFIGSCMTNIGHFRAAGQLLDKVPGGSLSTRLWLAPPTRMDEHQLMEEGLYNIYGRAGARTEMPGCSLCMGNQARVAPNTTCVSTSTRNFPNRLGQGANVYLASAELASVAAVLGKLPSPEEYQQYASQIDSASADIYKYLNFDKMSEYTKEADQVDTKKIQAAQLT; translated from the coding sequence GTGCTAGAAGCTTACCGCCAACACGTTGAAGAACGTGCCGCACTCGGAGTCCCACCGAAGCCACTTGATGATGCTCAAACAGCTCAGCTTGTTGAACTATTAAAAAATCCACCAGCAGGCGAAGAAGCGTTCTTGGTTGATTTGCTTGAAAACCGTGTTCCTGCAGGTGTTGACCAAGCAGCTTACGTAAAGGCAGCGTTCTTGGCAGCGATTGCAAAAGGCGAAGCAACTTCACCACTCGTTTCTAAAGAACGTGCAGTTTACTTACTTGGCACAATGCTTGGTGGTTATAACGTAGCGCCACTTGTTGAGCTTCTTGACGATGCTGAACTTGCAAACCTAGCTGCTGAAGCATTAAAGAAAACACTTCTTGTATTTGATGCATTCCATGACGTAGCAGATAAAGCAAAAGCTGGTAACGCTGCAGCTAAAGCTGTTTTACAATCTTGGGCAGAAGCAGAATGGTTCACTAGCCGTCCTGATGTTCCAGAAGAAATCAAAATCACTGTGTTCAAAGTAACTGGTGAAACAAATACTGATGACTTGTCTCCAGCTCAAGATGCTTGGAGCCGTCCAGATATCCCATTACATGCAAATGCAATGTTGAAAAACGAGCGTGATGGTATCAACCCTGAAAAACCAGGTGAAGTTGGTCCATTAAGCCAAATCAAAGAACTCATCGCGAAAGGCAACCAAGTTGCTTATGTTGGTGACGTTGTTGGTACAGGTTCTTCTCGTAAATCTGCAACTAACTCTGTACTTTGGTTCTTCGGTGACGAACTTCCACACATTCCAAACAAAAAAGACGGTGGTGTGTGCTTAGGTTCTAAAATCGCTCCAATTTTCTTTAATACAATGGAAGATGCAGGTGCATTACCTGTTGAAATCGACGTTGCTAACATGAACATGGGCGACGAAGTTGTATTGAAAATTGACCACGCTGCTGCAAAAGTTACTGCTTTTAAAGATGGCGTACAAATTTCAGAAGCAGAACTTAAAACTCCAGTACTTTTAGACGAAGTACGTGCTGGTGGTCGTATTAACTTGATCATTGGTCGTGGTTTAACTGCTAAAGCACGTGAAGAATTAGGTCTTGCACCTTCTACATTGTTCCGTACACCTGTACAACCTGCTGACACTGGTAAAGGCTTCACGCAAGCTCAGAAAATGGTTGGTCGTGCATGTGGTTTAGCTGAAGGTCAAGGTATCCGTCCGGGTACTTACTGTGAACCTAAGATGACTACAGTTGGTTCTCAAGATACAACTGGTCCTATGACTCGTGACGAGTTAAAAGACTTAGCTTGCTTGGGCTTCTCTGCGGACTTGGTAATGCAGTCTTTCTGTCACACTGCTGCGTATCCAAAACCAGTTGACGTAACAACTCACCATACATTACCTGACTTCATCATGAACCGTGGTGGTGTATCTTTACGTCCAGGTGACGGTATTATCCACTCTTGGTTAAACCGTATGTTACTTCCAGATACAGTAGGTACTGGTGGTGACTCACATACTCGTTTCCCAATCGGTATTTCATTCCCAGCGGGTTCTGGTCTGGTTGCGTTCGCAGCTGCAACTGGTGTTATGCCACTTGACATGCCAGAGTCTGTACTTGTTAAGTTCAAAGGTAAAATGCAACCTGGTATCACTTTACGTGACCTTGTACATGCAATTCCTTACTACGCAATTCAAGCGGGTGACTTAACTGTAGAGAAGAAAGGTAAGAAAAACATCTTCTCTGGTCGTATCCTTGAGATTGATTTGTCAGAAATGGAAAATGACTTGACTGTTGAGCAAGCATTCGAACTTTCTGATGCTTCTGCTGAACGTTCTGCTGCTGGCTGTTCAATCACACTTTCTGAAGAGAAAGTTGCTGAATACTTGCGTTCTAACATCACCATGTTGAAGTGGATGATCGCAGAAGGTTATGGCGATGCTCGTACAATGGCGCGCCGTGCTGAAAACATGCAGAAGTGGTTAGACAACCCAAGCTTGTTAAAAGCTGATGCTGATGCAGAATACTTAAAAGTTTACGAAATCGATCTTGCTGACATCAAAGAACCAATTCTTTGCTGCCCGAACGATCCAGACGACGCGAAACTTCTTTCTGACGTTCAAGGCGACAAAATTGATGAAGTATTCATCGGTTCTTGTATGACGAACATCGGTCACTTCCGTGCAGCGGGTCAGTTACTTGATAAAGTACCTGGTGGTTCATTGTCTACTCGTTTATGGTTGGCTCCACCAACTCGTATGGACGAGCACCAATTAATGGAAGAAGGCTTGTATAACATCTATGGTCGTGCTGGTGCGCGTACAGAGATGCCAGGCTGTTCATTATGTATGGGTAACCAAGCACGTGTAGCACCGAACACAACATGTGTATCGACTTCTACTCGTAACTTCCCGAACCGTTTAGGTCAAGGTGCAAACGTTTACTTAGCTTCTGCTGAGCTTGCATCTGTAGCTGCGGTTCTTGGTAAATTACCAAGCCCAGAAGAATATCAACAGTACGCGTCGCAAATCGATAGCGCTTCTGCTGACATCTACAAATACTTAAACTTCGACAAGATGAGCGAATATACTAAAGAAGCTGATCAAGTTGATACTAAGAAAATCCAAGCTGCTCAATTGACTTAA
- a CDS encoding DASS family sodium-coupled anion symporter gives MGFKALPTLISLFITLLIWFVIPVPNGVDPDAWHLLAMFVGVIAAIIGKAMPIGAIAIIAITLVAITGVTNTSPSGAIQDALSSFANPLIWLIGISIMISKGLQKTGLGARLGYLFIAVWGKKTIGIGYSMVLSELILAPVTPSNTARGGGIIHPIVLAISTSYDSDPAKGTEGRMGKYLSLVNYQANPITSAMFITATAPNPLVVDLVAKATNSEISLSWSTWALAMLLPGLIALIIMPLIMYLMYPPEVKETPNAAQFAKSKLKEMGPVSKNEIIMLGVFGILLMLWAGIPAMLLGSAWAVDPTTTAFIGLGLLLLTGVLTWDDILTQKNAWDTITWFAALVMMATYLNKLGLITWFSSMLETSIGHLGLSWMPACLLLMLAYLYAHYMFASTTAHITAMFAAFYTAGLALGAPPMLFALMMAAASSIMMTLTHYATGTSPVVFGSGYTTLGEWWKAGFVMSVVNIIIFVVIGGLWWKVLGYW, from the coding sequence ATGGGATTTAAAGCCCTCCCTACACTTATTTCTTTATTTATTACATTGTTAATCTGGTTCGTGATTCCTGTACCAAATGGTGTTGATCCTGATGCTTGGCATTTGTTAGCGATGTTTGTCGGTGTAATTGCCGCAATCATCGGTAAAGCGATGCCAATTGGTGCCATTGCCATTATTGCAATAACTTTAGTCGCTATTACTGGTGTGACTAACACGAGCCCAAGCGGTGCAATTCAAGATGCCCTTAGTAGCTTTGCTAACCCACTCATCTGGTTGATTGGTATCTCCATTATGATCTCTAAAGGTTTGCAAAAAACTGGATTGGGTGCAAGGTTAGGCTATTTATTTATCGCAGTTTGGGGCAAGAAAACCATTGGGATTGGCTATAGCATGGTACTTTCAGAACTCATTCTCGCCCCTGTAACGCCAAGTAATACGGCTCGTGGTGGTGGAATAATTCATCCGATTGTACTGGCAATTTCTACTAGTTATGATTCTGATCCTGCTAAAGGTACCGAAGGTCGGATGGGAAAATATCTATCATTAGTTAACTACCAAGCCAACCCGATTACCTCTGCAATGTTCATTACGGCAACTGCCCCTAACCCATTAGTCGTTGATTTAGTGGCAAAGGCGACCAATAGTGAAATTTCATTGAGTTGGAGTACTTGGGCACTGGCAATGTTACTGCCTGGTTTGATTGCTTTAATTATTATGCCTTTGATTATGTATTTGATGTATCCACCCGAAGTCAAAGAAACACCTAATGCAGCTCAGTTTGCTAAAAGTAAATTAAAAGAAATGGGCCCAGTCAGTAAAAATGAAATCATCATGCTTGGTGTATTCGGTATTTTATTGATGTTATGGGCAGGAATTCCCGCCATGCTTTTGGGCTCTGCTTGGGCTGTTGACCCAACGACGACTGCTTTTATTGGTTTAGGATTATTGCTACTTACAGGTGTGCTCACTTGGGATGATATTCTGACGCAAAAGAACGCATGGGATACAATTACTTGGTTCGCTGCATTAGTCATGATGGCAACTTATTTAAATAAGCTTGGTTTAATCACGTGGTTCTCGAGTATGTTAGAAACCAGTATTGGTCATTTAGGTCTAAGCTGGATGCCTGCTTGTTTATTATTAATGCTTGCTTATCTCTATGCACATTATATGTTTGCTAGCACCACGGCGCATATTACCGCCATGTTTGCAGCCTTTTATACGGCAGGACTTGCACTTGGTGCACCGCCAATGCTCTTTGCTTTAATGATGGCAGCAGCTTCTAGCATTATGATGACCTTAACCCATTATGCGACTGGCACTTCCCCTGTTGTGTTTGGTTCAGGCTACACCACACTTGGTGAATGGTGGAAAGCTGGCTTTGTCATGAGCGTGGTTAATATCATTATTTTTGTAGTGATTGGCGGACTTTGGTGGAAAGTGTTGGGTTATTGGTGA
- a CDS encoding ion transporter, whose product MQNSALKGLRKFFYNNLHNHDYETTVSRCINYFLVVLIVGNVAAVLLETVNDLYTSYRVWFDYFEAISIAIFSIEYLLRLWSVADRDTTQSAWKIRLNWMKSGEAIIDLMAILPAYLNFFVRIDLRMLRILRLLRLLKLTRYFISLQILLCVIKREKGSFQAVIFILIIMIIMTASGIYVVENKAQPEAFSSIPKSMWWAVVTLTTVGYGDVTPVTSLGKLLGALITILGVGIAALPAGILASGLANELNQRNQRLEQEFRELLQVRGIDILHDEVEIERIRQKVGLPKEQAHNLIVQIMREKVLEQEESVREKKCYCPHCGGKLTD is encoded by the coding sequence ATGCAAAATTCAGCGTTGAAGGGATTGCGTAAGTTTTTCTATAATAATCTTCATAATCATGACTATGAAACTACCGTAAGTAGATGTATTAATTATTTTTTAGTTGTTTTAATTGTTGGTAATGTCGCTGCCGTTTTATTAGAAACAGTAAATGATTTGTACACAAGCTATCGTGTTTGGTTCGACTATTTTGAAGCTATTTCAATTGCAATTTTTAGTATTGAATATTTATTAAGATTGTGGAGTGTTGCAGATCGAGATACGACACAATCTGCATGGAAAATTCGCTTGAACTGGATGAAAAGCGGGGAAGCAATTATTGATTTGATGGCAATTTTGCCTGCCTATCTCAATTTCTTTGTACGAATTGATCTTCGTATGCTCAGAATCTTACGTTTGCTTCGTTTATTAAAATTAACACGCTATTTCATCTCACTACAGATATTGTTATGCGTGATCAAACGGGAGAAAGGTTCTTTTCAGGCAGTTATTTTTATTTTAATCATTATGATTATTATGACCGCTTCTGGAATTTATGTGGTTGAAAACAAGGCTCAGCCAGAAGCTTTTAGTTCAATACCTAAATCTATGTGGTGGGCTGTAGTGACTTTAACCACAGTGGGTTATGGCGATGTAACACCAGTGACAAGTTTAGGAAAGTTATTGGGGGCACTCATTACAATTTTGGGTGTTGGTATTGCGGCTTTACCAGCTGGTATTTTGGCATCGGGGCTTGCAAATGAACTTAACCAGCGTAATCAAAGGCTAGAGCAAGAATTTCGTGAATTACTTCAAGTACGAGGCATTGATATTTTACATGATGAAGTTGAAATAGAACGAATCCGTCAAAAAGTAGGTTTACCCAAAGAGCAGGCGCATAACCTGATTGTTCAAATTATGCGAGAAAAAGTATTAGAACAAGAAGAGTCCGTCAGAGAGAAAAAATGTTATTGTCCACACTGTGGTGGAAAGCTAACTGATTAG
- a CDS encoding MFS transporter gives MASPQSPLSTHQHYSLFLAIFSLAVGGFCIGTTEFVAMGLIQEIANNLHITVPEAGHFISAYALGVVIGAPIIAILGAKVPRKTLLLGLMLFYGVANACTALAHTPETVLISRFIAGLPHGAYFGVGALVAAELAGPSRRASAVAQMMMGLTVATVIGVPLATWLGQNFGWRAGFEFSATIAFVTLIAVGFFVPNIPVQATASIKTELAGLKNINMWLTLAVGAIGFGGMFSVYSYVSPILTEYTQVNIQIVPIALAIWGIGMVIGGLAAGWLADKNLNKTIVGVLISSAIAFVVASFLMSNIYSAIASLFLIGLTVMGLGGALQTRLMDVAGDAQTLAASLNHSAFNMANALGAFLGGWVLSHQMGWIAPIWVGFVLSLGGLIILLIAFAVEKASK, from the coding sequence ATGGCGTCCCCGCAATCCCCTCTTTCTACACATCAACACTATTCTCTCTTTTTAGCAATTTTCTCTCTCGCTGTAGGTGGTTTTTGTATTGGAACTACCGAATTCGTCGCAATGGGACTGATTCAAGAAATTGCAAATAATTTACATATTACAGTACCTGAAGCTGGCCACTTTATTAGTGCCTATGCATTAGGTGTAGTTATTGGTGCTCCTATCATTGCTATTCTCGGAGCCAAAGTTCCGAGAAAAACGTTGTTGCTTGGCTTAATGCTTTTTTATGGTGTAGCTAATGCCTGTACTGCTTTAGCTCATACACCTGAAACTGTTTTAATCTCACGTTTCATTGCAGGTTTACCACACGGAGCATATTTTGGAGTGGGTGCCTTAGTTGCAGCAGAACTAGCGGGTCCATCAAGAAGAGCTTCTGCGGTTGCCCAAATGATGATGGGTCTTACAGTGGCAACTGTAATTGGTGTTCCTCTCGCAACGTGGTTAGGTCAAAATTTTGGCTGGAGAGCAGGTTTTGAATTTTCAGCAACCATTGCATTCGTTACTTTAATTGCTGTTGGCTTCTTTGTACCCAATATTCCAGTCCAAGCTACTGCGAGTATAAAAACAGAGTTAGCTGGCCTTAAAAATATCAATATGTGGCTAACACTAGCGGTAGGTGCTATCGGTTTTGGAGGCATGTTTTCTGTTTATAGTTATGTCTCACCAATTTTGACTGAATATACTCAAGTTAATATCCAAATTGTCCCTATCGCTTTAGCTATCTGGGGTATCGGTATGGTTATTGGTGGTTTAGCAGCGGGATGGCTTGCTGATAAAAACCTAAACAAAACGATTGTAGGTGTATTAATTAGTTCAGCAATCGCTTTTGTTGTTGCCAGTTTCTTAATGAGTAATATCTATAGTGCTATTGCTTCATTATTTTTGATTGGTCTCACCGTAATGGGATTAGGCGGAGCTTTGCAAACCCGTCTAATGGATGTTGCAGGCGATGCCCAAACATTAGCAGCCTCACTTAACCACTCTGCCTTTAATATGGCCAATGCATTAGGTGCATTTTTAGGTGGATGGGTACTCAGCCACCAAATGGGTTGGATCGCGCCAATCTGGGTAGGTTTTGTTTTGAGTCTCGGTGGTCTTATCATTTTACTTATTGCATTTGCTGTTGAAAAAGCCAGTAAGTAA
- a CDS encoding DUF4198 domain-containing protein, whose amino-acid sequence MNRFLMTSLALICTTGFAHEPYVAPVAYKTEQTQVPVIAGYAEEALNSEYALKDAKLTVITPKNELKTVNSEVMHKSVTVFDVDLPEEGTYIVQTQASYPLKYVYDQKEWHLFVDMPADKAPSKAEREYLIPTDLKTKTIKTEQVTREWILQSYLSKGKISDIQLPNTPIKVSFSVHPNQIKAAQPVKLAITEKGQPLAYAEVNVREKGVTDKQVQQFKVEKNGQVELSFPKAGEYLVEVTAPLNLKLKPKDQSYTIISLNVLAQ is encoded by the coding sequence ATGAATAGATTTCTAATGACGTCACTTGCATTGATATGTACAACGGGCTTTGCTCATGAACCTTATGTAGCGCCTGTAGCTTATAAAACTGAACAGACTCAAGTACCTGTAATTGCTGGTTATGCTGAAGAAGCATTAAATAGTGAATATGCCTTAAAGGATGCCAAGCTTACTGTAATTACACCTAAAAATGAGCTTAAAACCGTCAACTCAGAAGTTATGCATAAGTCTGTAACTGTTTTTGATGTAGATCTACCTGAAGAGGGCACATACATTGTTCAAACTCAGGCGAGTTATCCTTTGAAATATGTATATGACCAAAAAGAATGGCATCTATTTGTTGATATGCCAGCTGATAAAGCACCATCGAAAGCAGAACGTGAATATTTGATTCCGACTGACCTTAAAACAAAAACAATTAAAACAGAACAAGTAACACGTGAGTGGATATTGCAGAGTTATCTTTCTAAGGGAAAAATTTCAGATATTCAGCTTCCTAATACACCGATTAAAGTTAGTTTCTCTGTGCATCCAAACCAGATTAAAGCTGCTCAACCAGTTAAATTAGCTATAACTGAAAAGGGCCAGCCTTTAGCTTATGCTGAAGTTAATGTAAGAGAAAAGGGTGTGACTGACAAACAAGTGCAGCAGTTTAAGGTAGAAAAGAATGGTCAGGTCGAGCTTAGCTTTCCAAAAGCTGGAGAGTACTTAGTAGAAGTAACAGCTCCTCTAAATTTGAAATTAAAACCTAAAGATCAGAGTTATACGATTATTAGTTTAAATGTATTAGCACAGTAG
- a CDS encoding LysR family transcriptional regulator, translating to MLEIRHLKTLVALREHGSLVSAANDLCLTPSAISHQLKELDHWYGVEVVNRRSRPVSFSNVGQRLLKLADDVLPQIQITHSDITRIVHGQTGRIIFSSECHSCFDWLMPLLNQYRQQYPDVDLDFASGFEANPHELLQNAEFDLLITADPIALKGIEYFPIFEYESRLVLSNTHPLVRAENITVQELAEEVLITYPVDKHRLDIMSKLFIPANIQPRQIRTTDLTQMLIQLVASGRGIAALPDWVVNEYEQKGWVTSRRLDCVSPTGLRRTLYAGYRTEEKEKSYFEGFLKQLEKFSLKRNAYYSG from the coding sequence ATGTTAGAAATACGACACCTTAAAACTCTAGTTGCTTTACGCGAGCATGGTTCATTAGTTTCGGCAGCAAATGACCTTTGTTTAACGCCATCTGCCATTTCCCATCAATTAAAAGAATTAGATCATTGGTATGGGGTAGAGGTTGTTAATCGTCGAAGCAGACCTGTTAGTTTTTCTAATGTTGGACAGCGCTTATTAAAGTTAGCAGATGATGTTTTGCCACAAATTCAGATTACCCACAGTGATATCACGCGTATTGTGCATGGGCAGACTGGCAGAATTATTTTTTCATCGGAATGTCATAGTTGTTTTGACTGGTTAATGCCTTTATTAAATCAATATCGCCAGCAATACCCAGATGTCGATTTAGACTTCGCTTCAGGTTTTGAAGCCAATCCGCATGAACTCTTGCAAAATGCAGAATTTGATTTACTGATTACAGCTGATCCAATTGCGTTAAAAGGAATTGAGTATTTTCCGATTTTTGAATATGAATCACGGTTAGTCTTATCAAATACGCATCCTTTGGTACGAGCTGAAAATATTACAGTTCAAGAGTTGGCCGAAGAAGTTTTAATTACTTATCCTGTTGATAAGCACCGTTTAGATATCATGTCTAAACTTTTCATTCCTGCGAATATTCAGCCTAGGCAAATACGAACAACTGATTTAACACAAATGCTTATTCAGCTTGTTGCAAGTGGACGAGGTATTGCTGCTTTACCTGATTGGGTAGTAAATGAATATGAACAAAAAGGTTGGGTCACAAGCCGCCGTTTAGATTGTGTTTCTCCTACAGGTTTAAGACGAACTTTATATGCGGGTTATCGAACTGAAGAAAAAGAAAAAAGTTATTTTGAAGGATTTTTAAAGCAGTTAGAAAAGTTCTCTTTGAAACGGAATGCATATTATTCTGGCTAA
- a CDS encoding DUF441 domain-containing protein: MLAQFDVNLVVLLVLLICGLLSQNAAVTIAAGVLIVVKITPLNEFFPYIQAHGLNLGILILTIGVLTPIASGKLSGESILKSFVSFKSLLAIAIGLLVAWLGGRGVKLMSSQPDVVAGLLIGTVAGVALLRGVPVGPLIAAGLLSLFIGK, from the coding sequence ATGCTTGCCCAATTTGATGTTAATTTAGTTGTTCTACTCGTTCTGTTGATCTGCGGCTTATTAAGTCAAAATGCAGCTGTAACGATTGCAGCCGGTGTGCTCATTGTCGTTAAAATTACGCCATTAAATGAGTTTTTCCCCTATATTCAAGCTCACGGTCTTAATTTAGGAATTCTTATTTTAACGATTGGTGTACTTACTCCCATTGCCAGTGGGAAGCTCAGTGGGGAGAGTATTTTAAAGTCATTTGTTAGTTTTAAATCACTTCTGGCTATTGCAATTGGCTTATTAGTCGCTTGGTTGGGTGGTCGTGGAGTAAAACTAATGTCAAGCCAACCTGACGTGGTTGCAGGCTTACTGATTGGTACAGTTGCTGGTGTTGCTTTACTCCGTGGTGTACCAGTCGGTCCTCTGATTGCGGCAGGCTTACTCTCTTTATTTATTGGTAAATAA
- a CDS encoding pseudouridine synthase yields the protein MLLEKILQSQGFGSRKYCQQLIKNGSVSIDGEVADDLKKQFSPENLEFSLFGETYQYREKVYLALKKPKGFECSHQPHHHQSVFSLLPEILIQRGVQAIGRLDQDTTGLLLLTDDGKYLQALTHPRKHVPKVYHVTTIDPVTPEQIEMLSQGVSLHQEKGVFAATDVKILETHQLTMTIHQGVYHQVKRMIAAVGNKVEALHRHQVGQLVLPELEDGEWVYLSEQQKQLAQNII from the coding sequence ATGCTGCTGGAAAAAATTTTACAATCACAAGGGTTTGGTTCACGTAAATATTGTCAGCAGTTAATAAAAAACGGATCTGTAAGTATTGATGGGGAGGTTGCAGATGATCTCAAAAAGCAATTCTCTCCAGAAAATTTAGAGTTTTCTCTCTTTGGAGAAACTTATCAATATCGAGAAAAAGTTTACCTTGCTCTAAAAAAACCAAAAGGTTTTGAGTGTTCACACCAGCCCCATCATCATCAAAGCGTATTTAGCCTTTTACCAGAAATCCTGATTCAACGTGGTGTGCAAGCCATTGGTCGTTTAGATCAAGATACGACGGGCTTACTTTTACTTACCGATGACGGTAAATATCTTCAAGCTTTAACTCATCCCCGTAAACATGTACCAAAGGTTTATCATGTTACGACTATAGATCCGGTTACACCTGAGCAAATTGAGATGTTGAGCCAAGGTGTGAGCTTGCATCAAGAAAAAGGTGTTTTTGCTGCAACAGATGTGAAGATATTAGAAACGCATCAATTAACTATGACGATTCATCAAGGTGTTTATCATCAAGTAAAAAGAATGATTGCAGCTGTAGGAAATAAGGTAGAAGCATTACATCGCCATCAAGTAGGGCAATTGGTTTTGCCTGAACTTGAAGATGGTGAGTGGGTTTATTTATCTGAACAACAAAAACAGCTCGCTCAAAATATCATTTGA
- a CDS encoding GNAT family N-acetyltransferase yields the protein MIVRRATFEDLEQLAVLFDEYRQFYGASSNFNESLHFLKQRFENRESVFFIHIKDDKITGFILLYLGFSSVACSTYYILDDVYVTPVFRRQGSAKQLIDTAILFAKQENALRISLETQSNNHESHRLYEQMGFIRDSEFQTFHCFLK from the coding sequence ATGATCGTTAGACGAGCGACTTTTGAAGATTTAGAGCAACTCGCCGTTTTATTTGATGAATACCGCCAATTTTATGGGGCCTCTTCTAATTTTAATGAATCACTTCACTTCCTTAAACAACGTTTTGAGAATAGAGAAAGTGTGTTTTTCATTCATATTAAAGACGATAAAATTACGGGTTTTATTTTACTCTATTTAGGTTTTTCTTCAGTTGCTTGTTCAACTTACTATATCTTAGATGATGTATATGTTACGCCCGTTTTCCGCCGTCAAGGTTCTGCTAAACAGCTAATCGATACAGCAATCTTATTTGCAAAACAAGAAAATGCTTTGCGGATTAGTTTGGAAACTCAAAGTAACAACCATGAATCTCATCGTTTATATGAACAAATGGGATTTATTCGAGATAGTGAGTTCCAAACCTTCCATTGTTTTCTCAAATGA
- a CDS encoding type II toxin-antitoxin system RelB/DinJ family antitoxin, with translation MRKTEVYQVRLDSQEKKQAFAVFKQLGITPAQAVRLFFKQVVLTKSIPFAIENQNINMEQLLKLRKAKASSLSQNPSTLAEDDDHEDLFEELNALLGESDKT, from the coding sequence ATGCGAAAAACAGAAGTTTATCAGGTTCGACTTGACTCCCAAGAAAAAAAGCAGGCTTTTGCTGTTTTTAAACAACTGGGAATTACCCCTGCCCAAGCAGTACGACTTTTTTTTAAACAGGTCGTATTAACTAAATCTATTCCTTTTGCTATCGAAAATCAGAATATTAATATGGAACAATTATTAAAGCTGAGAAAAGCAAAAGCATCTTCATTAAGCCAAAATCCATCAACTTTAGCTGAAGATGATGACCATGAAGATTTATTTGAAGAACTTAATGCACTTCTTGGTGAAAGCGACAAAACTTAA